In Fervidobacterium thailandense, the genomic stretch GTCCAAGTTGTACTTAAAACACCGTCCGCGTAGCCGTCACCGTTCTGGTCAACACTCGTATCACCACCAGGTGCTACGACGTCGAGATAGTGGATCACGTACGCACCTCTGTACGGATCGTAGTACCTTGTGTAGTTGTAATTCGAATAAGCTGCACGCTTGTTATCGTACCTTGTGGCACCAACAGCTATCGTTTCAACGTAAGCCGCTGGATACGATAGCGAAGGCATGTTTTCGTTTCCAGCTGCGCACACGAGTGTAACGTTCTTGCTGTAGGCATATTTAACAGCATCCATGAGTACCTGGGCTCCGGAACCACCGAGTGAGAGGCTAACAATCTTGGCACCGTTGTCAACCGCGTACCTAATCCCTGCCGCAACGTTATCAAGCGTGCCGGACCCGTCCGGACCGAGGACCCTGATCGGCATAATCTTTATACCGTAACCACCCCAGTTCACTCCGGCAACACCGAGGCTGTTGTTTGTCAACGCGGCAATCGTTCCAATGCAGTGCGTACCGTGGCTCACATCATTTGCTGGATCGGTTGGATTCGTATCACGGTCAACGAAATCGTATCCTTGAACGAATATTCCCTGCAAATCCGGGTGCGTAAGGCTAACACCCGTATCGACGACCGCCACCACAACGTTCGCAGACTTCATTATGTCCCACGCTTGCGGCAATTTGATGTTAACGTAGTGCCACTGATAGCGGTAGTACGTATCGTTCGGTGTTGCGAGTGCTCTGTAAATATAGTTTTTATCTACAGACTTGATTCCCTCAACACCCTCGAAAATGCTCGGATCGTTAGTCTTGACAGTAACTATCGTAACATCAGAGAACT encodes the following:
- a CDS encoding S8 family peptidase, producing MKHLRVVFVGVLLTLLSVFVLWSCSKAFEPRSSNFEPRVSNKLGISGTEDDYVPGEYVLQVESAKDITFINKIAQEKGTKVEILRTYKFSDVTIVTVKTNDPSIFEGVEGIKSVDKNYIYRALATPNDTYYRYQWHYVNIKLPQAWDIMKSANVVVAVVDTGVSLTHPDLQGIFVQGYDFVDRDTNPTDPANDVSHGTHCIGTIAALTNNSLGVAGVNWGGYGIKIMPIRVLGPDGSGTLDNVAAGIRYAVDNGAKIVSLSLGGSGAQVLMDAVKYAYSKNVTLVCAAGNENMPSLSYPAAYVETIAVGATRYDNKRAAYSNYNYTRYYDPYRGAYVIHYLDVVAPGGDTSVDQNGDGYADGVLSTTWTPTSGNTYMFLQGTSMATPHVAALAAMLYARGYTTPEAIRKRLIQTAYKIPGYTYDSTGWNKYVGYGLIDAYRALSQ